A genomic stretch from Helianthus annuus cultivar XRQ/B chromosome 1, HanXRQr2.0-SUNRISE, whole genome shotgun sequence includes:
- the LOC110935797 gene encoding uncharacterized protein LOC110935797, translating into MTDSNEDETTQQEQLKTMISEEIGRAMQASTPHLAQEVESHVLEIVESMMTSKIDELKGMINAMQERKGTRKCTYKEFMACNPLPFKGEIDPIVCQRWIASTEAVFIRSHCEREDQVMFATGLLQFRAKDWWDVYSKELGEEKVQALSWQEFKEPFLKHHCPQSAIDKIQEDFLHLRQKDETIDEITNVFLDKLKFCNDIAGTERMKINRYYGMLKAEYREFIIPAKCETLNELIELARDREIEMRRQAERGEKRASENVSSSSPSKKPKFQDQGKKDKAKGSIPKCKTCGKLHTGECLKGKKGCYNCGQEGHPYYRCPNPSRTCYNCFQPGHIKAECPKLQQKTDKEARKEEAPRAKGRMFQITTEEAKDHPNVVSGVKEESSSQGKPQGNQDRGKSHV; encoded by the coding sequence ATGACGGATTCGAATGAGGATGAAACGACACAACAAGAACAGCTGAAAACTATGATCTCGGAAGAGATTGGAAGGGCAATGCAAGCAAGTACTCCTCACTTAGCCCAAGAAGTGGAAAGTCATGTGCTAGAAATAGTAGAATCAATGATGACGAGTAAGATAGACGAGTTAAAGGGAATGATCAATGCAATGCAAGAAAGGAAAGGAACTCGCAAGTGCACATACAAAGAATTTATGGCGTGCAACCCGTTACCATTCAAAGGAGAAATTGATCCCATAGTATGTCAAAGGTGGATCGCAAGTACGGAAGCGGTGTTCATAAGGAGTCATTGTGAAAgggaggatcaagtgatgttcgCCACCGGTTTGTTACAATTCCgagccaaggattggtgggatgtTTATAGTAAGGAGCTTGGGGAAGAAAAAGTTCAAGCCTTATCATGGCAAGAGTTCAAGGAACCTTTTCTGAAACACCACTGTCCACAATCTGCCATCGACAAGATCCAGGAAGATTTCTTACATCTTCGTCAAAAGGATGAAACCATTGATGAAATCACCAACGTTTTCCTTGACAAGCTGAAGTTCTGCAACGATATAGCAGGGACGGAGAGAATGAAGATAAACCGTTATTACGGTATGTTGAAGGCTGAATATCGGGAGTTCATAATTCCCGCTAAATGTGAAACTTTGAATGAGCTCATTGAACTGGCCCGAGATAGGGAGATTGAAATGAGAAGACAGGCAGAAAGAGGCGAAAAAAGAGCATCTGAAAATGTTTCCAGCTCGAGCCCTTCAAAGAAACCAAAATTTCAAGATCAAGGCAAGAAGGATAAGGCGAAGGGTAGTATTCCAAAATGCAAAACGTGCGGAAAGTTACACACGGGGGAATGTTTGAAAGGGAAAAAGGGTTGTTACAACTGTGGTCAAGAGGGACACCCATACTATAGGTGCCCTAATCCTTCAAGAACGTGTTACAACTGTTTCCAACCGGGTCATATTAAGGCTGAGTGTCCCAAGCTTCAACAGAAAACTGATAAGGAGGCAAGAAAGGAGGAAGCCCCAAGAGCTAAGGGGAGGATGTTTCAGATCACAACCGAGGAAGCGAAGGACCACCCGAATGTTGTAtcag